The Trichosurus vulpecula isolate mTriVul1 chromosome 3, mTriVul1.pri, whole genome shotgun sequence genome includes a window with the following:
- the PRR7 gene encoding proline-rich protein 7, whose protein sequence is MVMSQGTYTFLTCFAGFWLIWGLVVLLCCFCSFLRRRLKRRHEERLREQNLRALELEPLEPLEPLELEGSLAGSPPGLGLAPGLAPQARVRLEAPGHTHALHHSAPAQHQPHPAHHHPHPPHSHPHSHPHPPHVLVPPRPWSYPRQAESDLSKPPCYEEAVLMAEPPPPYSEVLTDTRGLYRKIVTPFLSRDSSEKQEQPPNYKPLFLDRGYSSALHLPSAPRPGPPCPALYLQAERSRRVFPSWTDSELSNRDPLEHGAWRLPVSIPLFGRTTAV, encoded by the exons ATGGTGATGTCCCAGGGCACCTACACCTTCCTCACCTGCTTCGCCGGCTTCTGGCTCATCTGGGGCCTCGTGGTCCTGCTCTGCTGCTTCTGTAGCTTCCTCCGCCGCCGCCTCAAGCGGCGCCACGAGGAGCGGCTGCGGGAGCAGAACCTGCGCGCCCTGGAGCTCGAACCCCTAGAGCCACTGGAGCCCCTGGAGCTGGAGGGCAGCCTGGCCGGGAGCCCCCCCGGACTGGGGCTGGCCCCAGGACTGGCCCCGCAGGCCCGAGTCCGCCTGGAGGCCCCTGGCCATACCCATGCCCTGCACCACTCGGCCCCAGCACAGCACCAGCCCCACCCAGCCCACCATCACCCGCACCCGCCCCACTCGCATCCGCACTCTCATCCGCACCCGCCTCACGTCCTGGTGCCGCCCCGGCCCTGGAGCTACCCGCGCCAAG CCGAATCGGACCTCTCCAAGCCCCCGTGCTACGAGGAGGCGGTGCTGATGGCCGAGCCACCGCCGCCCTACAGCGAGGTGCTCACAGACACGCGCGGCCTCTACCGCAAGATCGTGACACCCTTCCTGAGCCGCGACAGCTCCGAGAAGCAGGAGCAGCCGCCCAACTACAAGCCGCTCTTTCTGGACCGAGGCTACTCGTCGGCGCTGCACCTGCCCAGCGCCCCGCGGCCCGGCCCGCCCTGCCCCGCCCTCTACCTGCAGGCCGAACGCTCCCGCCGCGTCTTCCCCAGCTGGACCGACTCGGAGCTGAGCAACCGCGACCCTCTGGAGCACGGAGCCTGGCGCCTGCCCGTCTCCATCCCCTTGTTCGGGAGGACTACAGCCGTATAG